In the genome of Nitratireductor sp. GISD-1A_MAKvit, the window GACGGCGATCCGTGGAGCTGCTGCACCCGCTCCATCCTGAAGTCGGCACTGAAGCGGCTCGAGGATGTCTCCGGCCTGCGCCTTGTCGCCGCCTTCGAGCACGAGTTTCAGTCCCGCAATCCCGCGCAGGGGCCGGGCGAGGCCTTCGGCCTTGCCAGCTTCGGCAAGCACCGTGCCTTCGGCGAAACGGTCATGGCCGCGCTGGAAGTGGCCGGCGTCAAGCCGGACACATTCCTCAAAGAATATGGCGCCGACCAGTTCGAGGTCACCAACGGGCCCGATCTCGGCGTTACTGCCGCGGACACCGCCGTCAAGGTGCGTGCGGTCACCAAGCTTGTCGGCGAGCGCATGGGCGAGCCTGTCACCTTCGTGCCGATCCGCGACCCCGCCGGCGTGGGCAATGGCGTCCATGTCCATATGAGCTTCGTCGATGAAAATGGCGCACCCGCGACCTACGATCCCGACGCCCCATGGGGCATGGCTGAAACAACCGGCTCCTTCATCGCCGGCATTCTCAAATATATGGACAGCATCGTTGCGCTCACCGCGCCGTCCGCCATCTCCTACACACGCCTCACGCCGCACCGCTGGAGCGCGGCCTTCAACAATCTGGGCTATCACGACCGCGAGGCCGCCGTGCGCATCTGTCCGGTGACGAGCGCCAGTGCAGAAAGTGCGGCAAAACAGTATAATTTCGAGTATCGGGCAGCCGATGCAACAGCCTCGCCCTATCTCGTTCTGGCAGCGCTCGCCCATGCCGGCGCGCAGGGCATCGAGGAGGGGCTCGCAGCACCTCAGGTGACGGAAGAAGACCTCTCCGAACTGCCGGCGACAAAACTCGCCGAGCGTGGCCTCGTGCGCTTGCCGCAATCGCTCGGTGAAGCGCTGGATCGCCTCGAACGAAACCCGCGCGTGGCCGAATGGATCGGCGGGGAAGCGCTCGACGTCTACCTGAAACACAAGCGCGGCGAGCTTGCCCAGACCGCCGATCTCAGCGAGGCGGAACGCTGCGCACGTTACGAAGCCGTCTATTGATCAACCGCGGGGGAGCAGCATGACCGGCCTCTATGAACGCGAAAGCCGCAGCGTTTCCACGCTCGCACATCTGCGCTTTTTCCCGCAGGCGGTAACGGGCGGTAAGGGATCGATGCTGCGCGGCGATGACGGGCGCGACCTACTCGATTTCGCCGCCTCCTGGGGAGCGGCCAGCCTCGGTCACGGGCACCCTGCCCTCGCCGAGGCCGTCAATCGCGCGCTGACAACCCAAGCGGGTGCAAGCTACCTTTCCACGGCCAACGAGCCCAGCGTGCGCCTTGCCGAAAAGCTGCTTTCGCTGGTGCCGGAGCGCGCCGCAGGCCGCGTCTGGTTCGGCCATTCGGGCTCGGACGCGAACGAAACCGTCGCCCGCGCAGTGGTGGCGGCAACCGGGCGCCCGCGCATCATCTCCTTCAAGGGCGCCTATCACGGCGGCACGGTCGGGTCAGTGGCGATTTCCGGCCACCCCGCACAGGGTGGCATCGACAAGGGCCTCCGGCCTCAGCCTCGTCCCCTATCCCGATTCCTATGCCTCAGGCAGCCCGGAAGCCGCATCGAAGGCAGCGCTCGCTCATATCGAACAACTCTTCGCCACCGCCGTCTCACCGGAAGAAGTTGCGGCCTTCTTCATCGAGCCGATCCAGTCGGATGGCGGAATGCTGGTGCCGCCGCCCGGCTATTTCAGGGAGATCGAGAGGCTCTGCCGCAGATATGGCATTCTGCTCGTCTGCGACGAGGTGAAGGTTGGGCTCGCGCGCACCGGACGCCTCCACGCCTTCGAGCATAGCGGCATCGAGCCCGACATCGTCGTGTTCGGCAAGGGGCTTGGCGGCGGGCTGCCCATATCGGCGGTTGTCGGTCCCGAAAGCATCATGAACCACGCCTCGACCTTTTCCTTCCAGACCCTGCACGGCAATCCGGTCTGCGCGTCTGCGGGGCTCGCCGTGCTGGAAACAATCGAGCGCGAAGATCTGATCACCCACGCCGCAAGAGTGGGTGAGACGATGCTTTCCGCTCTGCGTGATCTCGGGGAGAAACACCCTCTCATCGGAAATGTGCGCGGCCACGGGCTTGCCATCGGCGTCGAGCTGGTGAGCGACCGCGATGCCCGCACGCCTGCCATCGAGCAGACGGCACTCACCGTCTACCGCGCCTTTCAGCTCGGCCTCGTCATCTACTATGTGGGCCTTAATTCCAACGTGCTGGAATTCACCCCGCCGCTGATCATGAGCGAGAGCGAAGCCCTGCGGGGGATTGCCATTCTCGATCAGGCTTTGAGCGACGTGGAAGCCGGCAGGGTGGACCCGCAATTGCTGGAGCGTTTTGCCGGCTGGTAATCAGATCAGCTCTGCGCGATGGCCGAAATCTGCTCCAGTTCGGCATAGCTGGCCCCGGTGGCCGCAAGCACACGCGCCGGTGCATCAAAGCCATTTTGCGGGAACGGCAGAACCGTGCCGCCTGCCTCGCTGACAAGGCAGTAACCGGCCATGCAGTCCCAGGCATTCATGCTTGGCTCCGCATAGCCAACAAGCCGCCCCGCCGCCACATAGGCGAGCATCAGCGCACCGGAACCGTTGCGCACAAAGGTGCCACCAATCTCGAAGAGCCTTTCGACGATGCGCGCGGCATCGGCGGGCGCGACGCGGTCATTGGAACCCAGGCCCACCACGCCGTTGCGCAGATTAAGCTGGTCCGCGACACGGATCGGCTTTCCGTTCAACGTTGCTCCGCCACCACGACGCGCACTGTAGCACTCGTCAAAGCATGGCGCCACGATAACGCCGAGCACCGGCTCGCCATCAATCGCGGCACCCACGGAAACGCACCAGTTGGGTATGCCATTCAGGAAAGGGCTTGTGCCATCGATCGGATCGATCACCCAGGTCAGGCCGCTTGTGCCTTCAGTCAGCCCGTATTCCTCGCCAAGCACGCCATCTGTGGAAAAGCGCGTCGCAATTTCGGCGCGGATCAGCTCTTCGACCTTCTTGTCTGCCTCGGAAACCAGATCCTGCGGGTTGCGCTTGGTCTCGATAACCAGTTCATCGCGCCGTGTGAAATAGTCGAGGGCGGCAGCCCCCGCGGCCTTTGCCATGGTCTCGGCGAAATCCAGCCGTTCGGCAAGGTCGGTATCGGAAAGGGACACGCGGTTCTCCTGGATGGTCGTTGTCATGCGGTTATCAAGGCTATGCCGCGATCGCGAAAGCCGATGGAAACCTCGGTCGCGGGCGGCAATGGGTCGGTCGTCGCATTGTCGACGACGAAGATCGTTCCGGATGCGAGTTCCACCTCATATTCGACATGGTCGCCAAGATAGGCAGAACTCTGGATCCGGCCGGGCAGGCTGGCATCCCCGCCCGCCTCGAGGCGAATGGCGTTCGCGCGCACGGCCAGTTTTGCCGGGCCGGGGCGTGCCGCCTTCCGTGTCGGCATCGTGTGCTTCAAGCCTCCCACCTGAACCGTCGCGCGGCCCTCGGCAATGTCCAGCACCTCGCAGGCAAGCACATTGGCCTCACCCATGAAATCGGCGATGAACTCGGACGCCGGTTCCTCGTAGAGTTCGCGCGGCGGCCCTTCCTGCGCAATCAGGCCGCTCTCCATCACCACGATCCTGTCGGAAACGGCCAGCGCCTCTTCCTGATCATGCGTCACATAGACGGCGGTGAACCCAAGCCGCTGCTGCAACTCGCGAATTTCGGTGCGAACACGCCGGCGAAGCCTGGCGTCGAGATTGGACAGGGGCTCATCGAGCAGGAGCACCTGCGGCTCCAGCACCAGCGCGCGCGCAACGGCAACGCGCTGCTGCTGCCCGCCCGACAGCTCGGCCGGCAGGCGTGCGCCAAACCCTTCGAGACCGACGAGCGCAAGGCCCGCATGCGCGTTCTCCCGTGCCTCGGCCTTGGACTGGCCTCCCGCCTCCAGCCCATAGGCCACATTGTCAAGCACGCTCATATGCGGAAACAGCGCATAGGACTGAAACACCATGGCCACATCGCGCTCATTGGCCGGCAGACGCGTCACATCGTGACCGCCGATTTCGATCGTGCCCGCGCTCGGTGCTTCCAGCCCTGCCAGCATGCGCAGCGTTGTCGTTTTTCCGCAGCCCGAGGGCCCGAGCAGGGTTACCAGCGTGCCCGGTTCGATCTCCAGATCGAGATCGTGGATTGCGGTGAACGAGCCGAAAGTCTTGCGCACATTGCGAAAACGGACGGAACCGCGTTGCGAATTGCTCATGCCTTTGCCTCCAGAGTGGGATGGGCGCGCTTCTTCGCGGCCGGGCGACTGACTGCGTTCTCCCGCCTCAGCCGGCGCTCGCCGACAAGAAGCTGGAATCCGCCTATCACGGTGATCATGACAAGGATGAGAACCGAGGAATAAGCGATGGCGATGCCGTATTCGCCATTCTCCACCAGCCCGACGATATAGGCCGTTGCCATGTTGTACTTGGCGCTCACCAGGAAGATGACCGCACTGATCGAGGTGATGGCGCGCACGAAGGAGTAGACCAGTGCGGCCATGATCGCCGGGCGAAGCAGCGGCAGGATCACCCGGCGGATCGTGCGCGGGCTCCCTGCACCCAGCGTGATCGAGGCTTCGTCCAGGCTCTTGTCGAGCTGGCTCATCGCCGCCACGCCACCGCGCACGCCCACAGGCATGTTGCGGAACACGAAGCAGGCAATCAGGATCAGCGCCGTACCTGTCATTTCGATGGGTGGCAGGTTGAACGCCATGATGTAGCTGATGCCGATGACCGTTCCGGGAATGGCAAAGCTCATCATGAGTGCGAACTCGAAGGCGTTCCGGCCAAAGAAATTCTGCCGCACGATGAGATAGGCCGTCAGCAGCCCCACCGCGGCTGTCAGGGGCGCGGCAATCAGCGCGATTTCCATCGTGGTCCAGAAGCTGTCCCATGCCACACCGGTCCAGGCCAGCGCGCCTTCGCGCCATTCAATGGAAAAGCCGCGTGCATAGTGCTCCAGCGTCAGCGTGTGATCGAGCCCCCAGGTGGTGACGAAACCGCCGAAGATGATCATGCCGTAGACCGCCAGCGTGAAGATGATCCACGGCACCACGACCGCGTAAAGAAGTGCGGCGAGCGGTCCCGGCAAGGCGGCGTGTTTGCCCGAATCTCCCTTGCCCGTCACCGTTGCGAAATTGCGGCCGGCGAGCCAGACCCGCTGCAGGAGGAAGGCGGAAAGCGTGAATGTCAGGAGAACGATCGCCAGAACCGCAGCACGCGACGGATCGGTCTGCGCGCCAACCACGGCAAAGAATATCTCGGTCGACAGAACCCCGTGGCTTCCGCCCAGTACGAGCGGGTTGCCGAAATCCGCCATGCTTTCGATGAAGCCGATCAGGAAGGCGTTGGCGAGCCCCGGCGCCATCAGCGGCAGAGAGACTTTTCGGAAGGTGCGCCAGCGCCCTGCCCGCAAGGTCTGCGAGGCCTCTTCCATGGAGGGGCTTACACCCTCCACCACACCGATGAGAACGAGAAAGGAAATGGGGGTGAAGGAAAGCACCTGCGCGATCCAGATGCCGGTCAGGCCATAAAGCCAGCGGCCAAGCTCGATGCCCGTCAGCGCTTCGATCCATCCGGTCACGAGCCCCGAGCGTCCAAGCATCATGGTCAGCGCGAGGCCGATCACGAAGGGCGGCGTGATGATGGGCAGAACCGTGAGAAGCCTGAGACCCTTCTTTGCCGGAAAGCCCGTGCGGGTTGCCACCAGCGCGAAGGCGAGGCCAAGCGCCGTTGAGGCGCTTGCCGTCATCACGGCCAGAAAGAGCGTGCGCCAGGCCACGCCGCAGCGCGCTCCGCCGACAACGCAGTCGAGGCTCCAGATCGCCGGATCCTGCATGTTGCGGATGAAGCCGTCCGGATTGAAGGACCCGTCAAAGTCCTGAAAGGACCCGGCAAACATCGAGATGATCGGATAGAAAACGAACACGCCAACAAGCGCGATCAGCAGGATGATGGAGCCAACCGTGAAGGCGTCGCCCTTCATCGCGCCGCGTTCGGCAAATCCATAGGCAAGCAGCCCGAGAAACCCGAGAGAAAGAACCACCGCACCCGCGCCAAAGGCCGGCTGCCCGGGGTCAAGCGGTCCGAAAAGCGCGTCGCCAATGCCCCAGGCCCAGCCCCAATAGGTGATCGCGAGACCCTGAAGGATCATGAAGCCGATCCCGACACCACCCACCAGCGCGAGCCGCGCCCCGCGCGCAATCCCGGCAGGCATGGCAAACCGTATTGCAATCGCTGTCGCGAAAAGGGCAAAGGCGATCAAAAGCCAGAAACGGCCGAGAAAGAGCTGCAGAAGCCCCGGATAGAGATCCGGTTCGCCGGCCATCTCTCCGATCCACTGGAAGCCGAAGAAACCGCCTTCGACCCGGTACCATGGCAGGAGACAAATAGCGGCAAGGCCGAGCCCGAACATCACGTCGAGCCGCCGGTTTTCGCGCGTCATCATGTGCGGTCCTGTATGTTGGAAGCGCCCCGGGTTTCACCCCCCGATGAAACCCGGGGCCTGCGAACGCGGATCAGTTGGCGATGGCGCCGATCTCGCGGTCCCAGCGCTCAAGCAGCGCCTTTCGCTTTTCCGAGCTGCCATAGGTGACGAAGTCGTAGTCGATCAGCTTCACCTCATCGAGGCTCGGCGCCTCTTCGGGAACCTCGGCAGATGCATTGGACGGAAGCTGGAACGATTTCGCGTCCTTCAGAAGCGACTGCACGTCCGGCTTCAGCACCCAGTCATACCAGGTCTTGGCTTCCTCGACGTTGCGGGCGCGCTCGACAATCGACATCGAACCGATCTCGTATCCCGTCCCTTCGCAGGGAGCGACAACGCCGATCGGGAAGCCCTCGACAGCCTGCGAAACCGCATCATGCATGAAGACGATGCCGATCCCGGTCTCACCACGCGCCGCGGCCTTCACCGGAGCGGAGCCCGACTTGGTGTATTGCGAAACGTTGTCGTTCATCTTCTTGAGGAATTCGAACGCCTCGTCTTCGCCCATGAGCTGCACCAGCGTGGCCAGAGCGGTGTAAGCCGTGCCCGAAGAGTTCGGGTTCGCCACCTGGATTTCGCCCTTCAGCCCCGGGTTCAGAAGATCAGCCCAGCATTTCGGTGGCTCGACGCCCTTCCGTTCGAGAACTTCCTTGTTGTAGCCCCAGCCGAGCGCGCCGGAGTAAACGCCGACCGTCTTGTGGTCCGCACTTTCGGCCTGCTTCACCGCCCAGGGCAGAAGCTCGTCCAGCATCGGAGACTTGTAGGACATGGTCAGCCCGTCAGCCGCGGCCTGAAGATGCGGATCGCCGGTGCCTCCCCACCAGATATCCGTCTTCGGATTGCGCGCCTCGGCCCGGATTTTCGCATAGGCCTCACCGGACGAAAGCCGCACCATCGATACATCGATGTCGTGCTGGGCCTCGAACGTTTCGACCAGAAGCTCACAGATCACGACATCCGCAGAACAGATGAGATTGAGCTCGTCAGCCTTGACCGCCGCCTGCGACGCCAGAACGCTGCCGGCTGCAAGCGCGGCAGTGGCAAGATAGTGTTTCCTCATTGAACCCTCCCTTGGTGCTTGTCGACGTTCTTCTGCACACAGGCTCAATGTTCATCCGGCTTTCGCGCGGTGTCAATGGATATGTCATAAATATTTCACGAGAATTTGCGTTTTGAAACGTATGTTCTATTTTTCAGCCACGCGGGCGTGTCAGAGATAGTGCAGCCCCAGCCGGTGCCCGTCGACCTCTCGCACCCTCACCACCGTGTCGTAAATATCGTTGAGCATCGCCTCCTGCATCAGGTCGTCCGCCCCGCCCTGAAGCATCACGCGCCCGTCGCGCATCGCCACCACATGGTCGGCATAGATGGAGGCAAAATTGATGTCATGGATCACCACGGTAATGGATTTTTCCAGCTCGTCCGCTGTTCGCCGCAAAAGCTTCATCATCGCCGCCGCGTGCTTCATGTCGAGGCTGTTGAGCGGTTCGTCGAGCAGCACATATTTCGTGTCCTGCGCCAGCACCATGGCGACAAAGGCGCGCTGGCGCTGCCCGCCCGACAATTCATCCAGAAACCGGTCTCGCAGCTCATTGAGCCCGAGATAGGCGATCGCCTCGTCGATATGCCGCTTGTCCTCCACCGTTGGACGGCCTCCCGAATGCGGAAACCGACCGAAGGCGACAAGCTCGCTCACCGTCAGCCGCATGCCGACCTGATTGTTCTGCTTGAGGATTGCCAGCCGCTTGGCGAGCACGGCACCCGGTGTTTCCTGCACGTCGAGCCCATCCACCAGAACCCGCCCCGATGTCGGCGCAATCAGCCGGGCGATCATTGAAAGAAGCGTCGATTTGCCGGCTCCATTCGGGCCGACAATCGCGGTGATGCCGCTCTCCGGCAGGACAAGGCTGACATCGTCGACCACCGTCGCCTCGTCAAAACACTTGGTGAGATTGTGGATTTCGATCATCGTTTCAAATTCCGATAAAGCAGCAGCATGAAGGCAATGCCGCCGGTAAACTCGATTATGACGCTCAGCGCCGTGTCGAAACCGAACACGCGCTCCATCACGGTCTGGCCACCCACCAGCGCGATGATGGCGATCAGCGTTGCCGCCGGCAGCGTGTATTTGTGCCGGTCCGTGCCCACCGCCTGATAGGCAAGGCTTGCCACCAGAAGCCCGAAAAAGGTGACCGGCCCCCACCAGCGCGGTCGAGACGGAAACCAGCACAGCGATCACCGCAAACAGCATCATCACCACACGCTGGTAATCGATGCCCAGATTGATCGCCGCATCGCGGCCCAGCATCAGCACGTCGAGCTTTGCCAGCAGCCGGTGGCTCACCCAGGCGGTCACCAGCACGATCACCGCGGAGACCGCCAGCAAATGCGTATCGATCGTGTTGAAGCTGGCGAAAAGCATGTCCTGAAGCGCGATGAACTCGTTGGGGTCGAGAATGCGCTGCATCATGTGCGAGAGGCTGCGGAAGAACACGCCGAACACGAGACCCGCCAGCACCACCAGATGCAGGCTGCGCCGGCTGGAAAGGAACAGCCAGTAAAAGAGCGCCATGGACATGCCCACCATGAGCACCATCTCAAGAACGAAGCGCAGACGGATGTCGACATTGGCGAGATCGCGTGTCCCGAGAACAAAGACAAGTGCCGTCTGGAGCGCCACGTAAAGCGAATCGAACCCCATCACGGCCGGTGTCAGAATCCGGTTCTGGGTGATCGTCTGAAACAGAATGGTCGCCGTCGCCACCGCATAGGCAACCAGAATGAGACCCAGAAGCTTTCCACCGCGAAACGGCAGCACGAAGTCCCAGTTGCCTTTGGCCCCAATGGTCATGAAGGCCATCATTGCCGCGATTGCAGCCAGTCCGAGACCAGCAAGCGCAAGGCGAGGCCTTTGCCGTGAAGAAGTTTTAGCCAAAGCGCGCCCGCCGACGAAGGAGAAGGAACAGGAAGACACCGGAGCCAAGAACACCCGCAACGGTGCCAACCGGGATTTCATAGGGAAACCGCACCACACGACCGATGATGTCGCAGGCCAGCAGAAACCCCGCGCCGGAAACGGCGACCCATGGCAAAGCGCGGCGCAGATTGTCGCCCACCGCCAGGCTCACGAGATTGGCAACGATAAGCCCCAGAAACGGCACCGTTCCCGCCGTCACCACCGCGGCGGCCGAAACCATCGAAACGATGACCAGACCGAAAGCGACAATGCGCCCGTAATTCAGGCCGAGATTGCGTGTGAAGCTTTCGCCCAGTCCTGCCACGGTGAACCGGTCCGCGGCCAGATAGGACAGGACTGCGAGCCCCCCGGCAATGAAAAGCAGTTCATAACGCCCGCGCAGCACACCGGAGAAATCACCGTTGGTCCACGTGGCCAGCGACTGAAGCAGATCGTAACGATAGGCAAAAAAGGTCGTGACCGCGCTGATGACGCCGCCAAACATCAGCCCCAGAAGCGGCACGACAAGACTGGAACCGGCGGGAATTTTCGCGACCAGGCGCAGGAACAGAAAGGTGGTTCCCAGCGCGAAGCCCGAGGCCACCGCCATCTTGTAGAAGATGGGCAGGCCCGGCGCCAACAGTGCCACCACAAGCAGGCCAAGACTGGCGGCCTCAACCGTGCCGGTGGTCGTGGGCTCCACGAAGCGGTTGCGAAAAAGCATCTGCATGATGAGTGCTGCAACGCCCATCGACATGCCCGAAAGCACCAGCGCCACCGTGCGGGGTATACGGCTGATCAGAAGCAACTGAATGGCCTGCGAACTGCCATCGCCGCTTATGAGGTCCCCCAGCGGCATGTCCGCAACACCGATCAGCAGACTTATGACCGCCAGAACGAGAACGACCACCACCGCCAGCACCAGGCCGGCGACGGGGCGTGCTCGAACGGACATGCTGGCAACGGCTTGCATGGTCCTGTCAGTCGGCTGCGCTCAGTGCCTTGGTGATCGCATCGACTTCCGCCTGGAGGGCAGTCATGCCGCCGCCAACGAGATACCAGCGAACAGCGTCGGCATAGTAGACATTGCCTTCCCTGGCCGCCGTGGTCGCGGCCACGAGTTCGTTGTCGAGTGTCTGCTTTGCCGACTGGCCGTCATTGCCGACCGCCGAATCGCGGTCGACGACGAACAGCCAGTCCGGGTTTGTCTTGAGGATGAATTCAAACGAAACGGCTTCGCCGTGCGTGGCCGCCTCGACATCTGCAACGGCAGGCGCAATACCCAGATCGTCATGCAGCCAGCCGAACCGCGAGCCGGGGCCATAAGCCGAAACCTTGCCGCCATTGGTAAGGATGATAAGTCCCTTCCCGGCATCACCTGCAGCTTCCCGCAGCGCGGCAACCGACGTGTCGAGCCTGTCTGTCAGCGCCTTGGCAGCATCTTCCTTGTCGAAAATCATACCCAGTTTACGTGCATTCTCCTGGGCACCTTTCAGGAAATTGTCAGGCTTGATCGTCAGATCGATGGTCGGCGCGATCTTTGACAGCGCCTCGTATTGCGGGGCCGACCGACCTGCCACGATGATCAGATCCGGGCTCACCGCGT includes:
- a CDS encoding siderophore ABC transporter substrate-binding protein, with product MSMIANLPSLAGHFLASAIALAAFLPGYANAGEIAVQHAQGETVLPDTPKTVLTFDLAALDTLDALGVEVAGVPSALIPDYLSKYEGDDYAKIGSLFEPDFETVNAVSPDLIIVAGRSAPQYEALSKIAPTIDLTIKPDNFLKGAQENARKLGMIFDKEDAAKALTDRLDTSVAALREAAGDAGKGLIILTNGGKVSAYGPGSRFGWLHDDLGIAPAVADVEAATHGEAVSFEFILKTNPDWLFVVDRDSAVGNDGQSAKQTLDNELVAATTAAREGNVYYADAVRWYLVGGGMTALQAEVDAITKALSAAD
- a CDS encoding ABC transporter permease encodes the protein MSVRARPVAGLVLAVVVVLVLAVISLLIGVADMPLGDLISGDGSSQAIQLLLISRIPRTVALVLSGMSMGVAALIMQMLFRNRFVEPTTTGTVEAASLGLLVVALLAPGLPIFYKMAVASGFALGTTFLFLRLVAKIPAGSSLVVPLLGLMFGGVISAVTTFFAYRYDLLQSLATWTNGDFSGVLRGRYELLFIAGGLAVLSYLAADRFTVAGLGESFTRNLGLNYGRIVAFGLVIVSMVSAAAVVTAGTVPFLGLIVANLVSLAVGDNLRRALPWVAVSGAGFLLACDIIGRVVRFPYEIPVGTVAGVLGSGVFLFLLLRRRARFG
- a CDS encoding inositol monophosphatase family protein, whose amino-acid sequence is MTTTIQENRVSLSDTDLAERLDFAETMAKAAGAAALDYFTRRDELVIETKRNPQDLVSEADKKVEELIRAEIATRFSTDGVLGEEYGLTEGTSGLTWVIDPIDGTSPFLNGIPNWCVSVGAAIDGEPVLGVIVAPCFDECYSARRGGGATLNGKPIRVADQLNLRNGVVGLGSNDRVAPADAARIVERLFEIGGTFVRNGSGALMLAYVAAGRLVGYAEPSMNAWDCMAGYCLVSEAGGTVLPFPQNGFDAPARVLAATGASYAELEQISAIAQS
- a CDS encoding ABC transporter ATP-binding protein, with protein sequence MIEIHNLTKCFDEATVVDDVSLVLPESGITAIVGPNGAGKSTLLSMIARLIAPTSGRVLVDGLDVQETPGAVLAKRLAILKQNNQVGMRLTVSELVAFGRFPHSGGRPTVEDKRHIDEAIAYLGLNELRDRFLDELSGGQRQRAFVAMVLAQDTKYVLLDEPLNSLDMKHAAAMMKLLRRTADELEKSITVVIHDINFASIYADHVVAMRDGRVMLQGGADDLMQEAMLNDIYDTVVRVREVDGHRLGLHYL
- a CDS encoding ABC transporter ATP-binding protein is translated as MSNSQRGSVRFRNVRKTFGSFTAIHDLDLEIEPGTLVTLLGPSGCGKTTTLRMLAGLEAPSAGTIEIGGHDVTRLPANERDVAMVFQSYALFPHMSVLDNVAYGLEAGGQSKAEARENAHAGLALVGLEGFGARLPAELSGGQQQRVAVARALVLEPQVLLLDEPLSNLDARLRRRVRTEIRELQQRLGFTAVYVTHDQEEALAVSDRIVVMESGLIAQEGPPRELYEEPASEFIADFMGEANVLACEVLDIAEGRATVQVGGLKHTMPTRKAARPGPAKLAVRANAIRLEAGGDASLPGRIQSSAYLGDHVEYEVELASGTIFVVDNATTDPLPPATEVSIGFRDRGIALITA
- a CDS encoding glutamine synthetase family protein, coding for MISNPLMFAATSDFSGVTRGKAFPLKELEKRFRQGVGWTPTNVQITCFDTIAESPFGSFGDLILVPDADTAVTLDLEDGGPVERFVLGDILHLDGDPWSCCTRSILKSALKRLEDVSGLRLVAAFEHEFQSRNPAQGPGEAFGLASFGKHRAFGETVMAALEVAGVKPDTFLKEYGADQFEVTNGPDLGVTAADTAVKVRAVTKLVGERMGEPVTFVPIRDPAGVGNGVHVHMSFVDENGAPATYDPDAPWGMAETTGSFIAGILKYMDSIVALTAPSAISYTRLTPHRWSAAFNNLGYHDREAAVRICPVTSASAESAAKQYNFEYRAADATASPYLVLAALAHAGAQGIEEGLAAPQVTEEDLSELPATKLAERGLVRLPQSLGEALDRLERNPRVAEWIGGEALDVYLKHKRGELAQTADLSEAERCARYEAVY
- a CDS encoding ABC transporter permease — translated: MTRENRRLDVMFGLGLAAICLLPWYRVEGGFFGFQWIGEMAGEPDLYPGLLQLFLGRFWLLIAFALFATAIAIRFAMPAGIARGARLALVGGVGIGFMILQGLAITYWGWAWGIGDALFGPLDPGQPAFGAGAVVLSLGFLGLLAYGFAERGAMKGDAFTVGSIILLIALVGVFVFYPIISMFAGSFQDFDGSFNPDGFIRNMQDPAIWSLDCVVGGARCGVAWRTLFLAVMTASASTALGLAFALVATRTGFPAKKGLRLLTVLPIITPPFVIGLALTMMLGRSGLVTGWIEALTGIELGRWLYGLTGIWIAQVLSFTPISFLVLIGVVEGVSPSMEEASQTLRAGRWRTFRKVSLPLMAPGLANAFLIGFIESMADFGNPLVLGGSHGVLSTEIFFAVVGAQTDPSRAAVLAIVLLTFTLSAFLLQRVWLAGRNFATVTGKGDSGKHAALPGPLAALLYAVVVPWIIFTLAVYGMIIFGGFVTTWGLDHTLTLEHYARGFSIEWREGALAWTGVAWDSFWTTMEIALIAAPLTAAVGLLTAYLIVRQNFFGRNAFEFALMMSFAIPGTVIGISYIMAFNLPPIEMTGTALILIACFVFRNMPVGVRGGVAAMSQLDKSLDEASITLGAGSPRTIRRVILPLLRPAIMAALVYSFVRAITSISAVIFLVSAKYNMATAYIVGLVENGEYGIAIAYSSVLILVMITVIGGFQLLVGERRLRRENAVSRPAAKKRAHPTLEAKA
- a CDS encoding ABC transporter substrate-binding protein yields the protein MRKHYLATAALAAGSVLASQAAVKADELNLICSADVVICELLVETFEAQHDIDVSMVRLSSGEAYAKIRAEARNPKTDIWWGGTGDPHLQAAADGLTMSYKSPMLDELLPWAVKQAESADHKTVGVYSGALGWGYNKEVLERKGVEPPKCWADLLNPGLKGEIQVANPNSSGTAYTALATLVQLMGEDEAFEFLKKMNDNVSQYTKSGSAPVKAAARGETGIGIVFMHDAVSQAVEGFPIGVVAPCEGTGYEIGSMSIVERARNVEEAKTWYDWVLKPDVQSLLKDAKSFQLPSNASAEVPEEAPSLDEVKLIDYDFVTYGSSEKRKALLERWDREIGAIAN